Sequence from the Opisthocomus hoazin isolate bOpiHoa1 chromosome 7, bOpiHoa1.hap1, whole genome shotgun sequence genome:
TTTCAGTTCCCTTTCTCACTGCTTCTGAAATAACTTCTGGTTTGAGTTGTACGAGACACAGCTGTGCTTCAGAAGAAAGTTAAATCTGACTttttccacagctgctctggaatTACTCTTACAGTACTACGTTAAACGCGAGCGCTTGCAGCGTAAGCTTTACTTCTGTCAGTTCAGCGGGAGCCGCCGCTGCCAGAAGCAGCTGCCCTCCCCTCTCTGccagcgcagccccggccccgctgaaGGAGGGCGAGGGCTTCGCTGGGTGACGGGAGGTACCGACACGCCGGGGCACAGCCCGGACTTTGTGAAAACGCAGCAAGTACCACAGCTGGTGCGAAACCGCGGCGGTTAAATTacccctggggaaaaaaacaaagagcgTCTTATCGCGGTCAGAATAAACATCTGCATATTATTTAAGAGTGTTTCACAAAACTTGGCGCTCTCGCACATGAACGTTTAACCCGTGTATTCACCGCCCATAAAAGAGGTGACAAACTGCGGTCGAAGGAAAGCCTTGCTGCGCGCCCTTCCACTCGCAGCAACCTCTATAACCAGAGCCCTAAGAGCATCAACCCCGTTTTCTCTGATGAAAAAAAACAtgaagcttgctttcttttttctctccgaATCTCTTGGTATAAAATCTACCTCTAAATAGTTCATGTCTGTCACCTTAGTGCAGCATTCTCTAATGTACTTCTTCGTTCTACGAAAAGCTTCCTACGTGCTCCTGCTCCCCGGAGCGCGGTGCCATTAAAGCTGCTACCGCCAGACCTAAACCAGGCGAGGAAGCGTTCGGTGGTAACGAACGGCTCCGCTAACGAACGGCTCCGCTCTCCACGGCTTCCAGCTCCGGTTCTGCCTGCTTCCATCGCACTGCAGTATTTTTTACTGGTCGCTTTGCACAGCTGACTAATTTGAAAGCAAACTTTTTTTGAGCCGAAGAAACGAGGTGTCGCGCCACGCATTCGTTACTCTACTCTGCCTCAATTAGTGAGTATCAGTAAAAATTTAATGAAGGTAAATGCACGCTGCTAGAAGGGGTGATGGCATGTGTTCAGCCCTCTGGATTacaggacaccccccccccccccccaaggtctTGCTTTCTAGCAACACAAGATGACATCATCTTTTTGTGAGAATCAAGAACTTTTCCGGTATTACAAAACAACTGAATTTTATTTCGGCAGAACTAAAAAAATCGTATATTTATCTACATTGTAGTAAAAacaatgatatatatatatatttttttttttctccttcatataTTCATCAACACATCGCAACCAAACCAGGACGCGGGTGTCGGGCGTGCGGTGACCCCGGGTGGGACAGCGGGAGGTGCCGGTACCGGCGCCGGCACACGAAGCCCGGCTCCCACCACGGCCGGAGCTCGGCAGGGCTCGCTTCCTCCTCACCACGGGGCTGCGGACGGGGGGAAAACCCCACGCCAGAGCACTCCGAGCACCAGGAAAGATGCATTAAATGCAAggttcctccttctcctcctcctcctcccagtaaGCGCAGCAGCGAGGAACCCGTTTCCAAAAGGTGGTTGCCGAACATGAAAGATTACTATTTTGGGACACCTTTTACAAGAATGTTTATTCACCTTAAAGCAGAAACCAActcataaatgctttttttttcttttttatacacGTGTGTGTGCCTGTAAAAGACAGTATGGGACAACTCGAAAAGAAAAAGGCTGCGAGAACGATCCTCACTGAAGTCTGCGGTAACTTTTACAGAGTTCGTGGTCCCTAATGTCTCCCCACCCTCCATTTTTCACATGAGGGGAAAGGGGTGCCATGGAGTACCTTTTGCTGACGCTCATCGTTTCGGGAAACAGGTGCTGTTGGTTGCTGTTCAAGAGAGAGTCGATTTTGGCACTCTGGGTGGAGGGTCTGCAGGATTTCTTGTGGTGCATGCCGCAGTCCCCCGTATGAAAAATCCTGGGGATTTCAGGAACCAGCACTTTCCAGAACTTTGGAAGACAAGAGACAGTCAAGTGCTGCAGAGTCCAGTCCCAGTTGTAGTCATCGTAGGTGCAGAAGGCATCCGTGCACTCGATGAGCTTCTGGTAGGTGTCTCTGCTGAAGGCCATGCCCATGTTGTGCTCGGTGGACTTCCACGTCTTCATCTCCACCTTGTCGGCGCGGCCGGCGAAGCCCCCGCGGACGGGGCTGTAGGTGCCCAGCGAGACGATCTGGCACTCGGGGCACTCCCGCTCGCGCAGGGCCCACAGCTTTTTGAGAACGTGGTAGAAATCGGGCGCCAGGTAGTGGTCTTCCTCCAGGAAGAGGACGGGTCCGGCGTGCTCCCGCATCGCCCGCACCCGCTCCCAGACGAAATGCAGCTTCCACCACCAGTGGTGCTTGGTCTGGGAGAAGCGAGCTTCGCGGTAGTGGCCGAAGGAGTCGGGGTACTCGGCGTTGAGGCAGCCCAGGCGCAGGGCGGCCGCCTTGCCCACGTCGCGGGGGCAGTCGCGCGGGTCGTGGCCGGGGAACTCGCGGGGGTAGAGCTGGATGCTGAAGGGGAAGAAGACCTGCAGGACGGGGCAGAAGTCCACGCCGGCCGCCAGCCGGTTCAGCTCCTCGCTCCACAGGTCGTGGCTCAACACCAGCAGAACGTTCTCCACCCCAGCCGCCCGCCGCAGCGActccagcagcagccgcaggTGCTCGGCTCGGTCGTGGAcctgcaccaccagcaccacgtcGGGGGGGGAGCGCACCGGGAAGCGCCCGGCGTTCCGCACCGGCTGGTCGAAGTTCAACCGGTAAACGAGCGAGCGGTAACCCAGCGTCCCGTTCtccgggaggagcggcggcggggccggggacgcGGCCGAGGAGTtggcggcggggcggagcggcggaggCTCGCTGACCCGCGGCGGTTCGCCGGTGCTGCCGGTAccgccccgctgctgctgctgctgccgcctccgcccgccgcctcccccgccgcctccgctCCCCCACAGCGCCAGCGCGCAGACCGCCAGcgccagcgccagcagcagcaccttGCGCTTGTAGATCCGCAGCCGCATCCTCcttcccggcggcggcggccgccgctccccgccgccctcccgccgccgccgccgccgccgccgctcccgcagccagcgcgcgcgcgccgccgccgccccacgcGCACACGTCGCCGCACGCCGTAGGccgccgctggcgccgccgccgcgTTTCTATTGGTCGGCGGAGCCGTCAGTCGAGGCCGCTTCCGCCGGCGGAGGGCGGGCCAGGCGCCGGCCGCCATTACCTCAGGCGGGAGATGGTCTCAGGTGGGAGGTGCGGCGCTGCCAGCCCGGCCCCAGCTTCTCTCCCCTGAGGGGAGCTTTGCAAAGCTGTGGTTGGCCGGCGGtaagggggggggcgggcagtAGTGAGGCGGCGCGGGCGGCTGGAGGGGGAGGGCTGGAGGCCTGGGTGTGAGAgggaccctcagccagtttgctgatgacacagaactgggaggagcggtggatacactgccaggctgtgctgccatccagcgagacctggacaggctggagagttgggcagagaggaacctgatgaggttcaacaagggcaagggccctggggaggaacaaccccaggcaccagtacaggctggggctgacctgctggagagcagctctgcggagagggactgggagtgctgggggacgacagggtgaccatgagccagcagcgtgccctggctgccaagaaggccaatggcatcctggggtgcatcaagaggagtgtgggcagcaggacgagggaggttctcctccccctctgctctgccctggtgagaccccatctgcagtgctgtgtccagtgctgggctccccagttcaagaaagatgaggagctactggagagagtccagcggagggctacgaggatgaggaggggactggagcatctctcctacgaggagaggctgagggagctgagcttgttcagcctggagaagagaaggctgagaggggaccttacaaatgcctacaaatatctgcagagtgggggtcaggaggatggggccagactcttttcaatgatgcccagcgacaggacaaggggcaacaggcacaaactgaagcagaggaagctccagctgaacccgaggaagaacttcttccctctgagggtgacggagccctggcccaggctgcccagggaggctgtggagtctccttctctggagatattccagccccgcctggacgcggtgctgtgcagcctgctctgggtgaccctgcttgggcagggggttgggctgggtgacccacagaggtccctgccaaccccaaacatgctgtgattctgtaggtGGGGGGGCGGGAGAGATCACGCTGGGGCTGTGAGCGGGGAGAAGAAAATCCTTCTAGACTTGCAAGAATAAGATAAGAAAATCATCATTGATTTGCAAGAATAATACACaataagagaaaataaatctaGATTTGCAAGAATAATATATGATAGGAGAAAACAGTTCCAGATTGGCAGGAATAAGATGTAAAATCATTCTAGAATGGCAAGAATAAGATAAGAAAGTAACTCTAGCATGACAAGAATAAGATAATTCTAGAgtagaaagaagagaaaatcatTCTAGAATGGCAAGAATAAGAAACACGTTCTAGAATGGCAACAAGAAGTTTATTCTAGACTTGTAAGAATATAAGAAGAAAACTAGAGTTGCATGAataaggcattttaaaaaaatcactagaaTTGCAAGAAAGGTAAGACAATTCTAGAATGGCAAGTACGGGGTAAGACAATAATTCTGGAATGTCAAGAACAAGGTAAAAGTCTAGATAGGCAAGAATAAATTTATTCTAGCATTGCAAGAATAATACATTAACAATCACAAAAATTGCAAGAATACCAGAAAACTCTAGAATTGCAAGAGTAAGGGAAGAAAATTATTCTAGAATTGCAAGAATAGtacataataaaataattctaCAAGTAATACATAGTAATTCTAGAATTACAAGAATATGACTACAATAATTTTAGAATTAGAAGAATAATCTACAATCGTTCTAGAATTACAAGAATAATCTATAATGAAATGATTCTACAATTACAAATCAATGCAAGAATTACTCCTGTAATTCTGCTTTACGCCCCAGCCGCTCTCCTTGGTGGCCGCGGGCCCCTTCCCAGGCTTGGTGACCACCGAGTGATGTGCCGCGGCCTGGCCTGCTCCCGAGGCGACGCAGGAGGAGGAGAGCTCTGCCCGCCACGGCTCCGCTTTGTGCTCACAGAAATTGCGCCGGTTTTCCTTCGAAAAGCTTTGCAAACCCGACGGCCCGGGCCGGGCTCGGGCATGGCGGCGGCTGGCAGCCCCGGCGTGGGTTTCCCAGCGCCCTGGCACGGCTGCGGAGCGTCTCCGGGGCACCCTGCCCTGGGTGTGCCGACTTTACG
This genomic interval carries:
- the MGAT2 gene encoding alpha-1,6-mannosyl-glycoprotein 2-beta-N-acetylglucosaminyltransferase, whose translation is MRLRIYKRKVLLLALALAVCALALWGSGGGGGGGGRRRQQQQQRGGTGSTGEPPRVSEPPPLRPAANSSAASPAPPPLLPENGTLGYRSLVYRLNFDQPVRNAGRFPVRSPPDVVLVVQVHDRAEHLRLLLESLRRAAGVENVLLVLSHDLWSEELNRLAAGVDFCPVLQVFFPFSIQLYPREFPGHDPRDCPRDVGKAAALRLGCLNAEYPDSFGHYREARFSQTKHHWWWKLHFVWERVRAMREHAGPVLFLEEDHYLAPDFYHVLKKLWALRERECPECQIVSLGTYSPVRGGFAGRADKVEMKTWKSTEHNMGMAFSRDTYQKLIECTDAFCTYDDYNWDWTLQHLTVSCLPKFWKVLVPEIPRIFHTGDCGMHHKKSCRPSTQSAKIDSLLNSNQQHLFPETMSVSKRYSMAPLSPHVKNGGWGDIRDHELCKSYRRLQ